The proteins below come from a single Synechococcus sp. WH 8101 genomic window:
- a CDS encoding FAD-binding domain-containing protein has protein sequence MAAILSHHRQDDGPCPHASVPTPPSSPPLTWPEEPGDLPRDLPSRDALEQVLATTFPEAEGPLSPIQGGRQAAEAQLQHLEAKRYGRSRNHLDGAVTRLSPWIRHGVLSLAEVRDAVFLQLQKRGQGRDDGTKLINELGWRDFWQRMWQALGDRIHDSQEELKTGHDPASYGEELPEDIRDGRTGLACIDAFQAELVNSGWLHNHARMWFAAYVVHWRRVHWKAGADWFLEHLLDGDPASNHLSWQWVASSFSHKPYFFNRDNLERYSNGRFCRDCARAAQCPFDGSYEQLEQQLFAAPRPVRAVTARRRR, from the coding sequence ATGGCGGCGATTCTCTCCCATCACCGTCAGGATGACGGCCCCTGCCCCCACGCATCGGTGCCAACCCCGCCCAGTTCACCGCCCCTGACCTGGCCGGAGGAGCCCGGAGACCTGCCGCGCGATCTGCCAAGCCGAGACGCTCTGGAGCAGGTGCTCGCGACCACGTTCCCGGAGGCCGAGGGGCCGCTGAGCCCGATCCAGGGCGGCCGCCAGGCGGCAGAGGCCCAGCTGCAACACCTGGAGGCAAAGCGCTACGGCCGCAGTCGCAACCACCTGGACGGCGCCGTGACCCGTCTCTCACCTTGGATTCGTCATGGGGTGCTCTCCCTGGCGGAGGTGCGCGATGCGGTGTTCCTGCAGTTGCAGAAGCGAGGGCAGGGCCGCGATGACGGCACCAAATTGATCAATGAGCTGGGCTGGCGGGATTTCTGGCAGCGGATGTGGCAAGCCCTCGGCGATCGCATTCACGACAGCCAGGAAGAGCTCAAAACCGGCCACGACCCCGCCAGCTACGGCGAGGAACTTCCTGAAGACATCCGGGATGGCCGCACCGGACTGGCCTGCATCGATGCGTTCCAGGCGGAACTGGTCAACAGCGGCTGGCTGCATAACCACGCCCGGATGTGGTTCGCCGCCTATGTGGTGCATTGGCGACGCGTCCACTGGAAGGCCGGCGCCGACTGGTTCCTCGAGCACCTGCTCGATGGCGACCCCGCCAGCAATCACCTGAGCTGGCAGTGGGTGGCCAGCAGCTTCAGCCACAAGCCTTACTTTTTCAATCGCGACAATCTGGAGCGTTACAGCAACGGTCGCTTCTGCCGCGACTGTGCCAGGGCAGCCCAATGCCCCTTTGACGGCAGCTATGAGCAGCTGGAGCAGCAGTTGTTCGCCGCCCCCAGGCCTGTGCGGGCCGTGACCGCACGGAGGCGTCGCTGA
- the fabI gene encoding enoyl-ACP reductase FabI, translated as MLLDLTGKKILVTGIANNKSIAWGIAQQLRAAGAELGITYLPDEKGRFEAKVRDLTAPLEPSLFLPLNVQDAAQMEAVFAEIKQTWGVLDGLVHCLAFAGKEELIGDYSATTAEGFARALEISAYSLAPLCRHAKPLFSEKAGVVTLTYLGAERAIPNYNVMGVAKAALEASVRYLAAELGPDKQVRVNAISAGPIRTLASSAIGGILDMIHNVEEKAPLRRTVTQTEVGNTAAFLLSELSSGISGQTLYVDAGYCINGM; from the coding sequence ATGCTTCTCGATCTCACGGGCAAGAAGATCCTCGTTACCGGCATTGCCAACAACAAATCGATCGCCTGGGGTATTGCCCAGCAGCTCCGGGCGGCCGGGGCCGAACTGGGTATCACCTATCTGCCCGATGAGAAGGGCCGTTTCGAAGCCAAGGTGCGTGATCTGACCGCACCCCTGGAGCCCAGCCTGTTTCTGCCCCTGAATGTGCAGGACGCCGCTCAGATGGAAGCGGTGTTCGCCGAGATCAAGCAGACGTGGGGCGTGCTCGATGGTCTGGTGCACTGCCTCGCCTTTGCCGGCAAGGAGGAGCTGATCGGCGACTACAGCGCCACCACCGCCGAGGGTTTTGCCCGCGCCCTGGAGATCAGCGCCTATTCCCTTGCCCCCCTCTGCCGCCACGCCAAGCCCCTGTTCAGCGAGAAGGCCGGCGTGGTCACCCTCACCTATCTCGGCGCTGAGCGGGCGATCCCCAACTACAACGTGATGGGTGTGGCGAAGGCGGCGCTGGAAGCCTCGGTGCGTTATCTCGCCGCCGAGCTGGGCCCGGACAAGCAGGTGCGGGTCAACGCGATCAGTGCCGGCCCGATCCGCACCCTCGCCAGCTCGGCCATCGGCGGCATCCTCGACATGATTCACAACGTGGAGGAGAAGGCGCCGTTGCGCCGCACCGTCACCCAGACCGAGGTGGGCAACACCGCCGCCTTCCTGCTCAGCGAGCTTTCCAGTGGCATCTCCGGCCAAACCCTCTACGTGGATGCGGGCTACTGCATCAATGGCATGTGA
- a CDS encoding TA system VapC family ribonuclease toxin → MILIDTNLWLYASLRETPHHSAAKAWLEATLNGDEAIALPWSVVLAVLCISTQHRLMLHPLKPEQALDLVEGWLQHPLVEVLQPSRTHWDRLRLLLQDAGTAGNRTSDAHLAALAIEHNCLLCSADSDFRRFAGLRFCNPLRAAER, encoded by the coding sequence GTGATTCTGATCGACACCAACCTCTGGCTCTACGCGTCGCTGAGGGAGACTCCTCATCACAGCGCCGCGAAGGCCTGGCTGGAAGCCACGCTCAATGGCGACGAAGCCATCGCTCTGCCCTGGAGCGTGGTGTTAGCCGTCCTGTGCATCAGCACCCAGCATCGCTTGATGTTGCACCCCCTCAAGCCTGAGCAAGCCCTGGATCTGGTGGAAGGCTGGCTGCAGCATCCCCTGGTAGAGGTGCTGCAGCCGTCCCGGACACACTGGGATCGACTGCGCCTGCTGCTTCAGGACGCTGGCACGGCGGGCAATCGCACCAGTGATGCGCACCTGGCTGCGCTGGCGATCGAGCACAACTGCCTGCTCTGCTCGGCTGACAGCGATTTTCGCCGCTTCGCGGGCCTGCGCTTCTGTAATCCACTGCGTGCAGCGGAGCGATGA
- a CDS encoding DUF2191 domain-containing protein produces the protein MRTTLSIDDVLLRQLRQKALDSGKPFKQVVNDTLRAGLHQAASPQRQPYRCPTFSIGALAPGVDLSKANQLAAGLEDEALLEKLRQSR, from the coding sequence ATGCGAACCACGCTCAGTATCGACGACGTTCTGCTCCGGCAGCTGCGTCAGAAGGCGCTCGACAGCGGCAAGCCGTTCAAGCAAGTGGTGAATGACACGCTGCGGGCGGGCCTCCATCAGGCCGCCTCACCCCAGCGCCAGCCCTACCGCTGCCCGACGTTTTCGATCGGAGCCCTGGCACCGGGTGTGGATCTCAGCAAAGCCAATCAGCTGGCCGCTGGCCTCGAAGATGAAGCGCTGCTCGAGAAGCTGCGCCAAAGCCGGTGA
- the hisB gene encoding imidazoleglycerol-phosphate dehydratase HisB gives MRTGTIHRITGETDVRVQLGLDGSGRCKAETGVPFLDHMLHQISSHGLIDLEIEARGDTHIDDHHTNEDVGIAVGQALAQALGDRRGIHRFGHFLAPLDEALVQVALDCSGRPHLSFGLQIPAQKIGTYDTELVKEFFVAVVNNSGLTLHIRQLDGVNSHHIVEACFKAFARALRLATEIDPRRAGAVPSSKGVLEQAGVG, from the coding sequence ATGCGCACCGGCACCATCCATCGCATCACCGGTGAAACCGACGTGCGCGTCCAGCTCGGGCTCGACGGCAGCGGTCGCTGCAAGGCCGAAACGGGGGTGCCCTTCCTCGATCACATGCTCCACCAGATCAGCAGCCATGGCCTGATCGATCTGGAGATCGAGGCCAGGGGTGACACGCACATCGACGATCACCACACCAACGAGGATGTGGGCATTGCTGTGGGTCAGGCCCTGGCCCAGGCCTTGGGTGATCGACGTGGCATTCATCGCTTCGGCCACTTTCTGGCGCCCCTGGATGAGGCGCTGGTGCAGGTGGCCTTGGATTGCTCCGGCCGCCCCCACCTGAGCTTCGGTCTGCAGATTCCCGCCCAGAAGATCGGCACCTACGACACCGAACTGGTGAAGGAGTTCTTTGTGGCCGTGGTGAACAACTCCGGTCTGACGCTCCACATTCGTCAACTGGATGGGGTGAACTCCCACCACATCGTCGAGGCCTGCTTCAAAGCCTTCGCCCGTGCCCTGCGCCTGGCCACGGAGATCGATCCCCGTCGGGCCGGCGCGGTGCCCAGCAGCAAGGGGGTGTTGGAGCAGGCCGGCGTCGGCTGA
- a CDS encoding carotenoid oxygenase family protein has translation MTVAPAADRFNREDWVSAFRNVEQELTDVALQPVRGTVPPELVGTLYRNGPGRLERGGQRVHHPFDGDGMITALRFGAGGAVSLSNRFVRTAGWLAEEAAQKVLYRGVFGSQKPGGPLANAFDLRLKNIANTGVVRLGDALLALWEAAEPHALDPDTLETRGISLLGGVLSPGEAFSAHPRFDPGHHGRPRLVTFGVKTGPRSTIRLMEFATEDDAAAGIRAGDLLSERRDSFNGFAFLHDFAITPNWAVFLQNAVAFNPLPFVLGQKGAAQCLQSKPGGQAKFWLIPRDGGAFAGQQPRIIDAPEGFVFHHLNAWEQNGDVVVESIYYSDFPSIGPDVDFTAVDFDLIPEGLLEQCRIDLETGTVATQRLSERCCEFAMVNPNKEGLPCRFAWMAAAEREQGNDPLQVIKKLDLRTGDRQIWSAAPRGFVSEPLMVPRPGAEAEDDGWVLELFWNGERRGSDLVILDASDLSELAVFELPLAIPHGLHGSWVPSVNSAPAGGSPGGAAP, from the coding sequence GTGACCGTTGCTCCCGCCGCTGATCGCTTCAACCGCGAGGACTGGGTCAGCGCGTTCCGCAATGTGGAGCAGGAGCTCACCGACGTGGCGCTGCAGCCAGTGCGCGGAACGGTGCCGCCAGAGCTGGTGGGCACGCTCTATCGCAACGGTCCCGGTCGCTTGGAACGGGGTGGCCAGCGCGTGCATCATCCGTTTGATGGTGACGGCATGATCACGGCCCTGCGCTTTGGGGCTGGCGGTGCGGTCAGCCTCAGCAACCGTTTTGTGCGCACCGCCGGTTGGTTGGCGGAGGAAGCTGCCCAGAAGGTGCTGTATCGCGGGGTGTTCGGCAGTCAGAAGCCCGGGGGGCCGCTGGCGAATGCCTTTGATCTGCGCCTGAAGAACATCGCCAACACTGGTGTGGTGCGCCTGGGCGATGCGCTGTTGGCGCTGTGGGAAGCGGCCGAGCCCCATGCCCTCGATCCCGACACGCTCGAGACCCGGGGCATCTCCTTGCTCGGTGGCGTGCTCAGCCCCGGCGAGGCCTTCAGTGCCCATCCGCGTTTTGATCCCGGCCATCACGGCCGGCCGCGCCTGGTCACCTTTGGCGTCAAGACCGGTCCCCGCAGCACGATCCGGCTGATGGAGTTCGCCACGGAAGACGATGCCGCTGCCGGCATCCGCGCCGGTGATCTGCTCAGCGAGCGTCGCGACAGCTTCAACGGCTTTGCTTTCCTGCACGATTTTGCGATCACGCCCAACTGGGCCGTGTTCCTGCAGAACGCTGTGGCCTTCAATCCCCTGCCGTTTGTTCTTGGTCAGAAAGGTGCGGCCCAGTGTCTGCAGTCCAAGCCCGGCGGCCAGGCGAAGTTCTGGTTGATTCCCCGCGATGGCGGTGCCTTCGCTGGCCAGCAGCCGCGGATCATCGACGCCCCGGAGGGCTTCGTGTTTCACCACCTCAACGCCTGGGAGCAGAACGGCGATGTGGTGGTGGAGAGCATCTATTACAGCGATTTCCCCTCGATCGGCCCGGATGTGGATTTCACGGCCGTGGATTTCGATTTGATTCCTGAAGGGTTGCTGGAGCAGTGCCGCATCGATCTGGAGACCGGCACGGTGGCAACGCAGCGTTTGAGCGAGCGTTGCTGTGAGTTCGCGATGGTGAATCCCAATAAGGAGGGCCTGCCCTGCCGCTTCGCCTGGATGGCCGCGGCAGAGCGGGAGCAGGGCAATGATCCACTTCAGGTGATCAAGAAGCTCGATCTCCGCACCGGAGACCGCCAGATCTGGAGCGCGGCGCCGCGCGGTTTCGTGAGCGAGCCTCTGATGGTGCCCAGGCCCGGTGCGGAAGCAGAAGATGATGGCTGGGTGCTCGAACTGTTCTGGAACGGGGAACGGCGGGGCTCGGATTTGGTGATCCTGGATGCTTCAGATCTCAGCGAGCTGGCGGTATTTGAGCTCCCCTTGGCGATTCCCCATGGCCTGCATGGCAGCTGGGTGCCTTCCGTTAATTCGGCACCTGCAGGCGGTTCACCAGGTGGCGCTGCTCCATAG
- a CDS encoding SIMPL domain-containing protein (The SIMPL domain is named for its presence in mouse protein SIMPL (signalling molecule that associates with mouse pelle-like kinase). Bacterial member BP26, from Brucella, was shown to assemble into a channel-like structure, while YggE from E. coli has been associated with resistance to oxidative stress.), whose translation MPPRSPLSVVPRLRLSGFAALSLLPVVALLPLKVQAQVRPAACAGTVLELRVLERGQTRTDRFRFALRLEAEGATTAAALDQLNQRLDATRKALQGLAQGPLTIPAPRTYASGGASQGPRRRQASTSISGEVERGSYDQLIQVAGRLPGVRLQGITSLASTQNQNALADQLLQSALKQGREQAERTAAALGLRRVALLRIDQRGSGTVRPLAFAANAGRQFRPEEAPQPSQSLELNLDYCLS comes from the coding sequence ATGCCTCCTCGTTCCCCCCTGTCTGTTGTGCCTCGGTTGCGCTTGTCTGGCTTTGCCGCGTTGTCGCTTCTTCCCGTGGTCGCCCTGCTGCCCCTGAAGGTTCAGGCCCAGGTGCGCCCCGCAGCCTGCGCTGGCACGGTGTTGGAGCTGCGTGTGCTGGAGCGGGGGCAGACCCGCACGGATCGTTTCCGCTTTGCCCTGCGCTTGGAGGCGGAGGGGGCCACGACGGCGGCGGCACTGGATCAGCTCAACCAGCGGCTCGATGCGACACGCAAAGCGTTACAGGGGCTGGCGCAGGGACCGCTGACGATTCCGGCACCACGCACCTATGCCAGCGGCGGCGCCAGCCAGGGCCCGCGGCGTCGGCAGGCCAGCACCAGCATCAGCGGTGAGGTGGAGCGGGGCAGCTACGACCAGCTGATTCAGGTGGCTGGCCGGTTGCCCGGTGTTCGGCTTCAGGGCATCACCTCCTTGGCCTCAACCCAGAACCAGAACGCCTTGGCCGATCAGTTGCTGCAATCGGCCCTGAAGCAGGGACGGGAGCAGGCTGAGCGCACGGCAGCGGCGCTCGGCCTGCGGCGGGTGGCGCTGCTGCGGATCGATCAGCGTGGGAGTGGCACAGTGCGGCCCCTGGCCTTTGCCGCCAATGCGGGCCGTCAGTTCCGACCCGAGGAGGCGCCCCAGCCCAGTCAATCCCTGGAGTTGAATCTGGATTACTGCCTGTCCTGA
- a CDS encoding MFS transporter, translating into MRAPLRARLLWWVSLVFVAWMIWAETSFQTYDRSLGQALSLTPAQLAAIGGAFLLPYSLVQIPVGWLLDRWSVERLLLLGAFTAAACSIGFARAESWNALLWHRFGLGLSCAVAFPASGLLARRCLPPQRFALAMGATDSLLGFGAVVAVLMPLLFGGLGWRQQVLLQAIGLIALVLVPLACLQQRIAMAPAAALAALSSQPAPDRLVTPDRWTSRARRKVAHAAAVYAWAGGLLFGLGQYGLLSQLQHWGETLMLNVTLLLSLGLVAGMVLAGALGGVPHRRRTLLLCGALLTALALGWLVQGADIAWQRLMAGALFGLGLGPCVLAFPMAETAAPVGRTAMVVAMVNTAGTFSGAVMTLVSGWMLQRAAQGEPPLLLPIYGALALMGVLLALAASRR; encoded by the coding sequence ATGCGCGCTCCGCTTCGCGCCCGTTTGCTCTGGTGGGTGAGTTTGGTGTTTGTGGCCTGGATGATCTGGGCGGAAACCAGCTTTCAGACCTACGACCGCTCGCTTGGGCAGGCCTTGAGTCTCACGCCCGCCCAGCTGGCTGCAATTGGCGGGGCTTTTCTGCTGCCCTACAGCCTGGTGCAGATTCCCGTGGGCTGGCTGCTCGATCGTTGGTCGGTGGAGCGGCTGCTGCTGCTGGGCGCCTTCACCGCAGCCGCCTGCAGCATCGGTTTCGCTCGTGCGGAGAGCTGGAACGCCTTGCTGTGGCACCGCTTCGGGCTCGGATTGAGCTGCGCGGTGGCCTTCCCGGCCTCCGGTCTGCTGGCGCGACGTTGCCTACCTCCTCAACGGTTTGCTCTCGCTATGGGAGCCACCGATAGTTTGTTGGGGTTCGGTGCGGTCGTGGCCGTGCTGATGCCGTTGCTGTTCGGCGGCCTGGGGTGGCGCCAACAGGTGTTGCTGCAGGCGATCGGCCTGATCGCCCTGGTGCTTGTGCCCCTGGCCTGCCTGCAGCAGCGCATAGCCATGGCCCCAGCCGCTGCGCTTGCGGCGTTGTCGTCGCAGCCTGCTCCAGATCGTCTGGTTACTCCAGATCGATGGACCTCCCGTGCCCGCCGCAAGGTGGCGCATGCGGCGGCGGTGTATGCCTGGGCCGGTGGGCTGCTGTTTGGGCTCGGGCAATACGGCCTTCTCTCTCAGCTGCAGCACTGGGGCGAGACGTTGATGCTCAACGTCACCCTGCTGCTTTCACTTGGGCTGGTGGCCGGCATGGTGCTGGCCGGTGCTCTGGGGGGTGTGCCTCACCGGCGCCGCACTCTGCTGCTGTGCGGGGCGTTGCTCACAGCGCTGGCGCTGGGTTGGCTGGTGCAAGGGGCTGACATTGCCTGGCAGCGCTTGATGGCTGGTGCTTTGTTCGGTCTTGGTCTCGGCCCTTGTGTGCTCGCTTTCCCGATGGCGGAGACGGCCGCGCCGGTGGGGCGGACCGCAATGGTCGTGGCGATGGTGAACACCGCCGGTACGTTCAGCGGGGCGGTGATGACCCTCGTGTCGGGTTGGATGCTGCAACGGGCGGCCCAGGGTGAGCCGCCGCTGCTGTTGCCGATTTATGGCGCTCTGGCCCTGATGGGTGTGCTGTTGGCTTTGGCGGCCTCAAGACGGTGA
- a CDS encoding BCCT family transporter, which yields MPFAPDSVTSSPNVPRPWWRQPPLWIGALPLVLFLILAAADLAVARAFTESGKAFSSALLGSLWQWMALVLFLIAVGLAISPIGRLRLGGVDAKPSLKFFDWCAVLICTLLAGGGVFWSAAEPLFHFQTPAPYFAGIKGSTAAAVDPALAVSFLHWGFLAWALVATTVTITLSIRERRGEPLRPRSLLVGLVPRAWVEGGMGDLADGVSVVAAIAGTVGPLGFLSLQLSHAAGQLPGLQDSASLQSLVVVLLTAIFASSTVSGIQRGIKWLSELNVWLTLAMAAGLLLLGPGLWLMRHFLTAFGTYLLNLPQMALAANSRSDNWVNGWTVFYWGWFLGYAPLMGLFTAGVSRGRSVRELVLAVAILCPIVTNLWFTLLGGTGMALELNNSGSISGPLSDNGAAAALLAILGQLPLAWLLIPVGLVLVVLFMATSADSMSYAAAMVVSGQRTPPALLRLFWALMIGSLTLVLLRIGSGLGDSTSIDALQAFIVITAVPVTPLVLTSLWSAPRLAWKEWRQQEASPS from the coding sequence ATGCCGTTCGCGCCTGACTCCGTGACGTCATCTCCCAACGTTCCGCGCCCCTGGTGGCGCCAGCCCCCACTCTGGATCGGGGCCCTTCCACTGGTGCTCTTTCTGATCCTGGCGGCGGCCGACCTGGCGGTCGCCAGAGCATTCACCGAGTCGGGTAAAGCGTTCAGCAGTGCCCTGCTGGGCAGCCTCTGGCAGTGGATGGCCTTGGTGCTGTTTCTGATCGCCGTGGGGCTCGCGATCAGTCCGATCGGCCGCCTGCGCCTGGGCGGCGTTGACGCCAAGCCGAGCCTGAAATTCTTCGACTGGTGTGCCGTTCTGATCTGCACCCTGTTGGCCGGCGGTGGCGTGTTCTGGTCGGCGGCCGAACCCCTGTTCCATTTCCAGACGCCGGCGCCCTATTTCGCAGGCATCAAAGGATCCACGGCAGCGGCCGTGGATCCAGCCCTGGCCGTGAGTTTTCTGCACTGGGGGTTTCTGGCCTGGGCGCTCGTGGCGACCACGGTCACCATCACCCTCTCGATTCGCGAGCGTCGCGGCGAACCGCTGCGGCCCCGATCGCTGCTGGTGGGGCTGGTGCCAAGGGCCTGGGTCGAGGGCGGCATGGGGGATCTGGCCGATGGGGTGTCGGTGGTGGCGGCGATCGCCGGCACCGTGGGCCCCCTCGGCTTCCTCTCCCTGCAACTGAGCCATGCGGCCGGTCAGCTGCCTGGGCTGCAAGACAGCGCCAGCCTGCAATCGCTGGTGGTGGTGCTGCTGACCGCAATTTTCGCCAGCTCCACGGTGAGCGGCATTCAGCGCGGGATCAAATGGCTCTCGGAACTGAACGTGTGGCTCACCCTGGCGATGGCCGCGGGACTGCTGCTGCTGGGGCCGGGCCTGTGGCTGATGCGCCACTTCCTCACCGCCTTCGGCACCTACCTGCTCAACCTGCCCCAGATGGCCCTGGCGGCCAACAGCCGCTCCGACAACTGGGTGAATGGCTGGACCGTCTTCTACTGGGGCTGGTTTCTCGGTTACGCGCCCCTGATGGGCCTGTTCACCGCCGGCGTCAGCCGCGGCCGCAGCGTGCGGGAGTTGGTGCTGGCCGTGGCCATCCTCTGCCCCATCGTCACCAATCTCTGGTTCACCCTGCTGGGGGGCACCGGCATGGCCCTGGAGCTGAACAACAGCGGCAGTATCAGCGGCCCGCTCAGCGACAACGGGGCGGCGGCGGCCCTGCTGGCGATCCTGGGTCAGCTGCCCCTGGCCTGGTTGCTGATTCCGGTGGGCCTGGTGCTGGTGGTGCTGTTCATGGCCACCAGCGCCGACTCGATGAGTTATGCCGCCGCCATGGTGGTGAGTGGTCAACGTACCCCACCAGCGCTGCTGCGGCTCTTCTGGGCCCTGATGATCGGCAGCCTCACTCTGGTGTTGCTGCGCATCGGCAGCGGCCTGGGCGACAGCACTTCGATCGATGCCCTGCAGGCCTTCATCGTGATCACAGCCGTCCCCGTGACACCCCTGGTGCTCACCAGTCTCTGGAGCGCCCCACGCCTGGCCTGGAAGGAATGGCGCCAACAGGAGGCTTCACCGTCTTGA
- a CDS encoding FAD-dependent oxidoreductase — MTITALPERAAVVIVGGGMAGLSCAAALARQGVGDVVLLEARTLAHAGASSFGESRMYREMYSDPVLCRLAQEANRLWREEERHAGEALREPHGLLFYGESWEEETIEGSIPGAQRVMDDQGIPYEALNAEEIAARFPLRPQPNFTGLFEPTAGAVRSDKVVAHWIRTARAAGHQLVEHCPVASIDAQGGGVTLENGSHISADQVVVACGIWSQLLLTPLGLAPKLEVWPMLWAHYTVDPGLADRYPQWFCFQRERGDDGGLYYGFPVLSTTADGRPRIKAGIDWAPEALRVQDPNAMTREAPTRLLELLDTFLFEALEGVQERVETVISPYSMASDVNFVLDRLTPSLSLFAGGSGQAFKFAPLIGESLARLASGRAPAVDLTCWSHQRDAVRA, encoded by the coding sequence ATGACCATCACCGCGCTCCCCGAGCGCGCTGCCGTTGTGATCGTGGGCGGCGGCATGGCTGGCCTCAGCTGCGCAGCCGCCCTGGCCCGCCAGGGCGTGGGCGATGTGGTGCTGCTGGAGGCGCGAACACTGGCCCATGCGGGGGCCAGCAGCTTCGGTGAATCGCGCATGTATCGGGAAATGTATTCCGATCCCGTGCTCTGCCGCCTGGCGCAGGAAGCCAACCGGCTCTGGCGCGAGGAGGAACGCCACGCTGGCGAAGCGCTGCGTGAACCCCATGGCCTTCTGTTTTATGGCGAAAGCTGGGAGGAGGAGACGATCGAGGGTTCGATCCCCGGCGCCCAACGGGTGATGGACGATCAAGGCATTCCCTATGAAGCGTTGAACGCGGAGGAGATCGCCGCCCGCTTCCCGCTCCGACCGCAACCCAACTTCACCGGCCTGTTTGAACCGACCGCCGGGGCCGTGCGCAGCGACAAGGTGGTGGCCCACTGGATCCGCACCGCCCGCGCTGCCGGCCATCAACTGGTTGAACACTGCCCGGTGGCCAGCATCGATGCCCAGGGTGGAGGCGTGACCCTGGAGAACGGCAGCCACATCAGCGCTGATCAGGTGGTGGTGGCCTGTGGCATCTGGAGCCAGTTACTGCTCACTCCCCTCGGTCTCGCCCCGAAGCTGGAGGTGTGGCCCATGCTCTGGGCGCACTACACCGTGGATCCGGGCCTTGCCGACCGCTATCCGCAATGGTTCTGCTTCCAACGGGAACGGGGCGATGACGGCGGCCTGTATTACGGCTTCCCGGTATTGAGCACCACCGCCGATGGTCGACCCCGAATCAAGGCGGGCATCGACTGGGCTCCCGAAGCACTGCGGGTGCAGGACCCCAACGCGATGACCCGGGAGGCACCGACTCGACTTCTGGAACTGCTCGACACCTTCCTGTTCGAAGCACTCGAGGGCGTGCAGGAGCGGGTGGAGACCGTGATCAGCCCTTACTCCATGGCCAGCGATGTGAATTTCGTGCTCGACCGACTCACCCCCAGCCTCAGTCTGTTCGCGGGCGGCTCCGGACAGGCCTTCAAGTTTGCGCCTCTGATCGGTGAGTCGCTCGCCCGACTCGCGTCGGGCCGCGCACCGGCGGTGGATCTCACCTGCTGGAGCCACCAGCGGGATGCCGTTCGCGCCTGA
- a CDS encoding Glu/Leu/Phe/Val dehydrogenase dimerization domain-containing protein, which translates to MSTSSIATPTATAVSVLAEHVSDHLSVFVVAEDTTTGRPANGGLRLLNYPSDEACIADGERLAGLMTHKHDLYGTGFAGGKIVARAAEPAAVKEELISVTAALLDSLDGSMITGCDLNTSLEDMERLTELTPHVLAAVGSPVDASAATAHGTLGAVEAVLGEGLDDARPGRALVHGCGAVGGTVARVLVAHGWTVFTVDVDRERASFAGATPLPLDCPWWELTLDLLLPCSISGLINVEMASALPVKAIVPAANAPFQQPQLADDLRRRGVRVLPDPLVNAGAVIADSIERFAPEAWKSATADEVYRFVRDAVRQRATKFLAQRGDGLTVDAALERVTAGCGVDPIGLSFGEAA; encoded by the coding sequence ATGAGCACATCGAGCATCGCCACACCCACCGCGACTGCGGTGTCGGTGTTGGCTGAGCACGTCTCCGACCATCTCTCGGTGTTTGTGGTGGCCGAAGACACCACCACCGGTCGGCCAGCCAACGGTGGCCTGCGCCTTCTCAATTACCCCTCAGACGAAGCCTGCATCGCCGATGGCGAGCGCCTCGCGGGCCTGATGACCCACAAACATGATTTGTATGGCACCGGTTTCGCCGGCGGCAAGATCGTGGCCCGCGCCGCGGAACCTGCAGCGGTCAAAGAGGAACTGATCAGCGTGACCGCAGCGCTGCTCGACTCTCTGGATGGTTCGATGATCACCGGCTGTGATCTCAACACCAGCCTGGAAGACATGGAGCGTCTGACGGAGTTGACGCCCCATGTGCTCGCCGCCGTCGGCAGCCCTGTGGATGCCAGTGCCGCCACGGCCCATGGAACCCTGGGGGCGGTCGAAGCGGTGCTGGGTGAGGGATTAGACGATGCCAGACCCGGCCGCGCGCTGGTGCACGGCTGCGGCGCCGTCGGTGGCACCGTCGCCCGGGTGCTGGTCGCCCATGGCTGGACCGTGTTCACCGTTGACGTGGACCGGGAGCGAGCCAGTTTTGCTGGCGCCACACCGCTACCGCTCGACTGTCCCTGGTGGGAGCTGACGCTTGATCTGCTACTTCCCTGCTCGATTTCCGGACTGATCAACGTGGAGATGGCCTCGGCCCTGCCCGTAAAGGCGATCGTGCCGGCGGCCAACGCTCCCTTTCAGCAGCCCCAACTGGCGGATGACCTGCGCCGCCGCGGCGTGCGGGTGCTGCCGGATCCGCTGGTGAATGCAGGCGCCGTGATTGCCGATTCGATCGAGCGTTTCGCTCCCGAGGCCTGGAAATCGGCCACAGCCGATGAGGTGTATCGCTTTGTGCGCGATGCAGTGCGGCAACGGGCCACCAAGTTCCTGGCCCAACGCGGTGATGGACTCACCGTTGACGCTGCCCTCGAGCGGGTCACGGCCGGTTGCGGCGTTGACCCCATCGGCCTCAGTTTCGGAGAGGCAGCATGA